AGGTGATGACCCACCGCCAGGAGGGCCACCCGGAAGACCACACGGTGGAGGTGGCCAcaatctgttggggaacgtagaatgcaatttaaaaaaaattcctacgttcATGCAacatctatctaggagatgcatagcaatgaaaggggagagtatgtccacgtaccctcgtagaatgaaagcggaagcgttagtttaacatggttgatgtagtcgaacgtcttcgcgattcaaccgatcaagtaccgaacgtacgacacctccgagttcagcacacgttcagctccatgacgtccctcgaactcttgatccagcaacgtgtcgagggagagtttcgtcagcacgacaacatgatgatggtgatggtgaaatgatccgcgtagggcttcacctaagcactacgacaataggaccggaggagtaaacggtggaggggggcatcacACATGGTtaaggaacaattgatgtgctttggggtgccacccatccccgtatataaaggaggagatgGGAGGAGGCTGGCCTAGGGCGTGCCCCAAgtgggggagtcctactaggacttctAGTCCTATTCGCCCCCCTTCCTTTTTTCGGAGGGGGaaaggaggaaggagaggaagagggagaaggaaaggggggccgcgccccctccccttgtccaattcggactccccaaggggggggggggcgccacccccttgtGGGCCGCCTtgcctctcccctatggcccatgtggcccaatacttcccctggggggttccggtaacctcccggtactccgaaaaatacccgaaacactccgaaaccattccggtgtctgaatactatcgtcctatatcaatctttacctctcgaccatttagagactcctcgtcatgtccgtgatctcatccgagactccgaacagtcttcggtcaccaaaaacccataactcataatacaaatcgtcattgaacgttaagcgtgcggaccctacgggttcgagaactatgtagacatgactgagacacatatccggtcaataaccaatagtggaacctggatgctcatgttggttcttacatattctacgaagttcgttatcggtcaaacctgtaacgccccgagaccgacgctccagaagcctTCCAGTTATTTCGTTGTTGTCGTgtattttatttgtttgttgcattcatcatcgcatcatccgcatgttttcataaaactcgtggtccgttcgtagttgccgcttcttcctcgtctctgttgACCTTTCTCAAGACCGACCATTCGTTTGATGTCcgaccgtttgaccctctctaCACAATACTCAAACCCCTCGCCTGTGTCcaaaaacttccccgaacccgaaccgggctatcgttaccgttgggttcagatcatctcctaacatctataaaacatctccgttttcttatttggactccctacctaTTATTTTCTCGATCGTCCGATTTTAATCGAAGGGTCCGATTACCCCTAACCAAAACCCTCTTGCTATTTAAACCGTCCAACCCTAGCCCTAGCCTGTCCAATCTCCACCAAATCCCCACGCCGCCGCCACTCTCTCCCTTGGTTTCAGCGCCGAGCCAACCACCATCCATCTCCGACCTCCTCCCGTGTTTTCCGGCCACGAGCAGGAGCCCCTGCCTCGCACCTACTGCGGGCCTCCTCACCTGCAAGCAGCCGGAGCAGCAGCTCCCCGTCGCCGGAGGAACCTCGCCTCtgccttttcttccttccccgtTCCATTTCTTCTCCCCCAAACCTCACCTTGTTCTCCTCTGTCTCTCTTTGAACAGGGCAACGGCTCCGCCACCATCCCCGCGCGATCGCGGTGCGCCCACCCGAGCCCCTGTGCCATGCTCCTCCTCCGCCCATGCGCCCTAGCTCGCCCGTCGTCGCGCGCCTCCAACCTCGACCCCGCCACCATGTCCTCGCCGGGCCTCTCGCGAGCCCGATGCTCGAGCTCCTCTGCACGGGCGTCCCACGCGCCTCACGCCGTCGTCGTCCTTCGTCCGCGGCCTCCTCCTCGTCCAGACCATCGCCGCCTCGTCTCGCTCCAGACCTGCTGCTGTGCTGCCAGCCACCTGGCCCAAGAGCAGATGAGCGCCGCCCCTCTCTTTCCCCGTGCTCGTCCCCGAGGAAGCAGCTCAGCGCCCCGCCGGCCGCCGCTGAACCAACAGATGAGCGCCGTCGCTCTCTCCCTTGTTCCTCCTCCCTCCCGTGGCTTCCTCTGCCTCTCATCCATCCTTTCTCTTCTCTGTACAGGTGCTCCCCGCGCCATGGAAGCCACCGCAGGCTCCACgtcgagctccgccgcccctgGATCTCCTCTCCCCGTGGAGCTACTCGAGCCCTGCCCAGAGCAGCCAAGCCGCCGGTGAGCTCCTCCGCCGCGTGCACCCCCTTCTCCTCTCCTTCTATTCTTCCCCCCTCTGTATCTTCTCTGAATTTTCCCCCGTCATGGCTTTGCAGTTCCCGCCGCGGCCCTGCTCCATTCGTCGTTGTCTCCGTCAGATCCGGCGGGTCCCTGCACCCCGGCCTCGTCCCTGGCTCcaggtcgccgcgccgccccaccGGAGACCAGCAAGTCCCcgctgccgccgtcgtgccctgCTTCTGCCTCGCCCGCTCGTCTCTGTACGTGAGGGGAATGAGCGCCTCGCCCGCGTTGACCCTGTCCTCGTCCCCGCCGTCGCTAGTCGCCGGAACCAGCAGGCCATCCTCGTCCGCGCCCCTGCCTCGCCGACACCCAGCTCGCCGGAGCCCCGTTGCCGCGACACCCGTCTTCTGCATCGCCATGGCCTGCTGTTTCCTGCTGTTGCCTTTGTTGGTAATGAACAGCAGCGGCTCGCTCGTCCCGAGCGTTGACCGCGCCTCCAGTGCATCGGCAGCCAGGCCCAGCCGCAAGCCCCGCGGCCCAGCGCCTCACCACCGAGCCGGCCCATGAGGCCTGGTGAGCTTCAGTTCCAGCGCCCTCACCATGTGCTATTGGGCCATTCAGTTTCGGCCCGTGTAGGTTTTTTTCCAGATCTGCGATTTTAGCAATTATCCCAGGAACGtctgttttacagaaaaacccctaatgttcatgcatctaataactaattaaccgtgcatcggattaaaatgattttaatatgtaaaatgcttagaattctgTCTAGTTTCACATTATGCCATTTTCATccttgtttaaaatgtttaaaatgctgtttttttaattttgcttaaatgccatgttaaaatgatttatttcataactaaataaccgtagctcggatttaaataaactttatatgtaaacgGGGTGGataaatgcatagattaacttggtgcactttattttcctgtttaacaacaataaaatatggttttaggcagaacagtaccaaatgtaaataattgatgtggggattttccggaattgttattttTTGTTCCGTCCTCATTTAAACTTGCGttaatagttagtttacttatgcttcacctcttgccatgttaatcaacatttaatattgttgggtacataaccgagagagaactaaataattgatgtggtgttccgtcaatatgcaacttgttacatattgagctccacttaatttgtagtattgtttttgcactttgccatgccatgcctctttaaaccggacatgcaccatacttgtttgtgcatcatgccatgtgtatgtggtggttgttttactatgttgtttgtttctttccgggttgcttctctcgttagcttcggtttcgttccggagttgtgaggattcattcgactacatccgtttgtcttcttcatggactcattcttcttccttgcgggatttcaggcaagatgaccataccctcgaaatcacttctatctttgcttgctagttgtttgctctattgctatgccgcgctacctaccacttgcttatcaagcctcccaaattgccatgaacctctaacctttgtcacccttcttagcaaaccgttgtttggctatgttaccgcttttgctcagcccctcttatagcgttgttagttgcaggtgaagttgaagattgctacttgttggaacataattatgttgggatatcacaatatctcttatttaattaatgcatctatatacttggtaaagggtggaaggctcggccttatgcctggtgtttcgttccactcttgccaccctagtttccgtcataccgatgttatgttccttgattttgcgttccttacgcggttgggtgatttatgggacccccttgacagttcgctttgaataaaactcctccatcaaggcccaaccttgattttaacatttgccacctaagcctttttcccttgggttctgcagactcaagggtcatctttattctaacccccccgggccagtgctcctccgagtgttggtccaaactagagccctttgcagcgccacctcggggaaacttgag
This sequence is a window from Aegilops tauschii subsp. strangulata cultivar AL8/78 chromosome 7, Aet v6.0, whole genome shotgun sequence. Protein-coding genes within it:
- the LOC123494769 gene encoding uncharacterized protein, translated to MLLLRPCALARPSSRASNLDPATMSSPGLSRARCSSSSARASHAPHAVVVLRPRPPPRPDHRRLVSLQTCCCAASHLAQEQMSAAPLFPRARPRGSSSAPRRPPLNQQMSAVALSLVPPPSRGFLCLSSILSLLCTGAPRAMEATAGSTSSSAAPGSPLPVELLEPCPEQPSRRSRRGPAPFVVVSVRSGGSLHPGLVPGSRSPRRPTGDQQVPAAAVVPCFCLARSSLYVRGMSASPALTLSSSPPSLVAGTSRPSSSAPLPRRHPARRSPVAATPVFCIAMACCFLLLPLLVMNSSGSLVPSVDRASSASAARPSRKPRGPAPHHRAGP